The Anderseniella sp. Alg231-50 genome has a segment encoding these proteins:
- a CDS encoding redoxin domain-containing protein yields MTSKQNQTRRTFLAQSAAIAAAAAGITGASSQRVLAAAGKSAPEWDLSGWLNGDGGSIAGNRGKVIIIDFFQLWCPGCNKFSGPLMKHWQQVFADDIRSGHLQMVKIHTVFEGHKYQNNDRLTAYIKEKEIGLPVGLDRHKDGSHLPETMLAYNTRGTPETAVIDKDGIIRFQEFGFFDYENVQTMISELLAEAKV; encoded by the coding sequence ATGACCAGCAAGCAGAACCAGACTCGACGGACGTTTCTGGCACAATCGGCCGCGATTGCAGCGGCGGCGGCCGGCATCACCGGCGCGTCCAGCCAGCGTGTGCTGGCCGCAGCAGGCAAGTCTGCGCCGGAATGGGACCTGTCGGGCTGGCTGAATGGTGATGGCGGCAGCATCGCCGGCAACAGGGGAAAAGTCATCATCATCGACTTCTTTCAGCTCTGGTGTCCGGGGTGCAACAAGTTTTCCGGACCGCTGATGAAACACTGGCAGCAAGTGTTCGCGGACGACATCAGGTCAGGCCACCTCCAGATGGTGAAAATCCACACGGTATTCGAAGGCCACAAGTACCAGAACAATGACCGGCTGACGGCCTATATCAAGGAAAAGGAGATTGGCCTGCCTGTCGGACTGGACCGGCACAAGGACGGCAGCCACCTGCCGGAAACCATGCTGGCTTACAATACACGCGGCACGCCGGAAACTGCTGTTATCGACAAGGACGGTATCATCCGGTTCCAGGAGTTCGGCTTCTTTGACTATGAAAATGTGCAGACCATGATCAGCGAACTGCTCGCCGAGGCAAAGGTGTAG
- a CDS encoding pilus assembly protein TadG-related protein produces the protein MNKSRTPLLPLKKFLSNQSGAAALVLATASVPLVMAAGAAVDYGNSVAAQARLQAATDAAALAAGRESNRSAAELETIANRYFKSNYAAPSNADQPTMSLSVGADGRLQVNGEVKVKNYLIAIAGFSKTTVRASSQVAKDGSGLEVALVFDNTGSMGNQSRLSTLKVAARDFVNILFGPRETAKTLKIAVVPFSQFVNVGPEKATENWIDKAGLNAYSKANFSSSSWHNWKAWDEISNRSWTGCVESRAGALSVDDTAPDINNGATLFTPAFSPDEPGTDTSRAEFEIGDGSIYRYRNSYLADSNISSLNERLRHQDKYQSASVSTTSRGPDRGCNIQPILALNNVKQPVLDTLHNMTASGYTHVAEGVGWGLRVLSPGAPFTEGVSYSDPKITKAMVLLTDGENTFDSEPNHIRSTYTAYGYLGQARLGSTNYHTAVAAQNTLLQQACANVKAKEIVVYSFAYNVPSATQRNLIKNCATSPEKYFDPPTNAALVASFQQIADELRKLHLSR, from the coding sequence ATGAACAAGTCACGTACACCCCTTTTGCCCCTGAAGAAGTTTTTATCAAACCAGTCAGGCGCCGCAGCTTTGGTACTCGCCACCGCATCGGTGCCGCTGGTGATGGCCGCCGGCGCGGCTGTGGACTACGGCAATTCAGTGGCCGCGCAGGCCCGCCTGCAAGCAGCCACCGATGCCGCAGCACTTGCTGCCGGGCGTGAATCGAATCGTTCAGCCGCGGAACTGGAGACCATCGCCAACAGGTACTTCAAATCCAACTATGCCGCACCTTCGAACGCTGACCAGCCAACAATGAGCCTGAGTGTCGGCGCTGACGGACGATTGCAGGTGAACGGCGAGGTGAAAGTGAAGAACTACCTTATCGCCATAGCCGGTTTCAGCAAAACAACCGTGCGGGCCTCTTCCCAGGTCGCCAAGGACGGCAGCGGACTTGAAGTGGCACTGGTGTTCGACAATACCGGTTCCATGGGCAATCAAAGCCGGCTCTCAACCCTCAAGGTCGCGGCCCGTGATTTCGTCAATATCCTGTTCGGCCCGCGCGAAACCGCCAAAACCCTGAAAATAGCCGTGGTGCCGTTTTCGCAGTTCGTGAATGTCGGACCCGAAAAGGCTACCGAAAACTGGATCGACAAGGCAGGCCTTAACGCCTACTCAAAAGCCAATTTTTCATCAAGCAGCTGGCACAACTGGAAAGCCTGGGACGAAATTTCTAACCGCTCCTGGACTGGATGTGTTGAATCGCGTGCCGGTGCTCTGTCGGTTGATGATACGGCGCCTGACATCAACAACGGTGCAACCCTGTTTACGCCTGCATTTTCGCCGGACGAACCTGGCACCGACACTTCCAGGGCCGAATTTGAAATCGGCGATGGCAGTATTTACCGTTACAGAAACAGTTATCTGGCGGACAGCAACATCTCCAGCCTCAATGAACGCTTGCGCCACCAGGACAAATACCAGAGTGCTTCCGTTTCAACCACGTCACGCGGTCCCGACAGGGGCTGCAACATTCAACCCATCCTGGCCTTGAACAATGTCAAACAACCAGTGCTGGACACCCTGCACAACATGACGGCCAGCGGTTACACGCACGTTGCCGAAGGGGTTGGCTGGGGTTTGCGGGTATTGTCGCCAGGTGCGCCGTTTACCGAAGGTGTGTCCTATTCGGACCCAAAAATAACCAAGGCCATGGTGCTGTTGACCGACGGCGAGAACACATTTGATTCTGAACCAAATCACATCAGGTCGACCTATACGGCATATGGTTATCTGGGCCAGGCGCGACTTGGTTCGACCAACTATCACACAGCCGTTGCGGCGCAAAACACACTCCTGCAGCAGGCCTGCGCCAATGTGAAAGCGAAGGAAATCGTTGTCTATTCGTTTGCCTACAATGTGCCGAGCGCTACCCAGCGCAACCTGATCAAGAACTGCGCAACCAGCCCGGAGAAATATTTCGACCCTCCGACAAACGCTGCACTGGTGGCCAGCTTCCAGCAGATTGCGGACGAACTGCGCAAGCTGCATCTAAGCCGGTAG